In the genome of Epinephelus lanceolatus isolate andai-2023 chromosome 18, ASM4190304v1, whole genome shotgun sequence, one region contains:
- the galr2b gene encoding galanin receptor 2b — protein sequence MSDFEDFTKPGGQANVSESYQLNPTSVIVSVVFSLIFLLGTIGNSLVLAVLLRSGQVGYNTTNLFILNLSVADFFFIIFCVPFQATIYSLEGWVFGSFMCKVVHFFINLTMYASSFTLAAVSVDRYLAIRYPLRSRELRTPCNAVVAMVIIWGLSLVFAGPYLSYYDLIDYANSTVCIPGWEEQNRKVLDTCTFLFGYVIPVLIVSLSYTRTIKYLWTAVDPLDGMSESKRAKRKVTKMIIIVTVLFCICWLPYHVVILCYLYGDFPFNQTTYAFRLLSHCMAYANSCVNPIVYALVSKHFRKGFKKVFSCILSKNGRNKVHVVHVANTVPGFEAGSTEVSQMNEENVRQNECEMINRPIREPREATVTLNLPFQRQT from the exons ATGTCTGACTTTGAGGATTTCACCAAGCCAGGAGGGCAGGCGAATGTATCTGAGAGCTACCAGCTGAACCCCACCAGCGTGATTGTGTCGGTGGTcttctccctcatcttcctgcTGGGCACCATCGGCAACAGCCTGGTGCTCGCTGTGCTTCTGCGGAGCGGGCAGGTGGGATACAACACAACCAATCTGTTCATTCTCAACCTGAGCGTGGCCGacttcttcttcatcatcttctgCGTTCCTTTCCAAGCCACTATCTACTCTCTGGAGGGCTGGGTGTTCGGCTCCTTCATGTGCAAAGTGGTCCACTTCTTCATCAACCTCACCATGTACGCCAGCAGCTTCACACTCGCTGCTGTCTCTGTTGACAG gTATCTCGCCATTCGTTACCCACTACGCTCCAGAGAGCTACGGACCCCGTGTAATGcagtggttgccatggtgatcaTCTGGGGTCTGTCTCTGGTCTTCGCGGGTCCTTATCTCAGCTACTACGACCTCATTGATTACGCCAACAGTACTGTGTGTATCCCCGGCTGGGAGGAGCAGAACAGGAAGGTGCTGGACACGTGCACCTTCCTGTTCGGCTACGTCATCCCAGTGCTGATCGTGAGTCTCTCATACACTCGAACCATCAAGTACCTGTGGACGGCTGTCGACCCTCTGGACGGCATGTCAGAATCCAAGAGGGCCAAACGCAAAGTCACCAAAATGATCATCATCGTCACCGTGCTGTTCTGCATCTGCTGGTTGCCGTACCACGTGGTGATCTTGTGCTACCTGTACGGAGACTTCCCCTTCAATCAGACCACGTATGCCTTCAGGCTTCTCTCCCACTGCATGGCTTACGCCAACTCCTGCGTCAACCCTATTGTCTACgctctggtgtccaagcactTTCGCAAAGGCTTCAAGAAAGTGTTCAGCTGCATCCTCAGTAAAAATGGGAGAAACAAGGTCCATGTGGTTCATGTAGCCAACACTGTGCCTGGCTTTGAAGCGGGCTCCACAGAGGTGTCGCAGATGAACGAGGAGAACGTGCGACAGAATGAATGTGAGATGATTAACAGGCCGATCAGAGAGCCAAGAGAAGCCACGGTGACACTGAATTTGCCCTTTCAGCGGCAGACTTGA